CGGAAATTTCCCAGCGCGTCGCAAGCGCCGTCCGGCGCCCGACCCCGTTTCTCGGCGAACTTCCGCCGTCAATTTGACTGCCATTACCATTTTTTCTTCTCCGCGCCCTGTCGCCAGGGCATCACTGCCTACACTCGAAACAACGACGTAACCGACTGATTGTTGTGCACCCGCAGGATTGCCTCTCCCAGCAACTCCGCGACGGACAAGATGGTGACCTTGAACCCGTCGAAGGTGCGGGGCGGCACGCTGTCCGTCGTGATCAACTCCTCAATCGGAGACGCCTTGAGCCGCTCGACGCCAAGGTCCGTCAGCAGACAATGGGTGACGGCCGCTTTGACCGATATCGCGCCGTGCTGCTTCAGCAGCACTGCCGCGCTGGTCAGCGTTCCCGCCGTGGTTGTGAGATCGTCGACCAGCAGCGCATTCCTTCCACTGACATCGCCGACGATGCTGATTGCCTCCACCTCGGTGGCGCTCTTCCGCTGTTTACCCACGATCGCCAGGCCGGCGCCAAGCATGTTGGCGTACGCATAGGCCATTTTCAGCCCGCCCGGGTCTGGAGAAACGACCACGAGATCCTGAAGGTTCCTCTGCCGCAGGTGTTTGACGATCACGGGCGCCGCGTAGAGGTGGTCGACCGGAATGTCAAAAAAGCCCTGAATCTGCTGCGCATGGAAATCCATGGCGATCAGGCGATCGGCCCCTGCCGCGACGAGCAAATTCGCAATCAGCTTGGCCGTGATGGGCACGCGGGGCTGGTCCTTGCGGTCCTGTCGGCCATATCCGTAGAAGGGAATGACGGGTGTGATCCTTGCCGCCGACGCGCGCTTCGCCGCATCGATCATGATCAGCAGCTCCATGATATTCTCGTTCGGCGGCATGCACGTCGGCTGGACGATGAACACATCCTGCCCGCGGATGTTCTCAACAATCTTGACAAAGATCTCCCCGTCCGGAAACCGGCTGATCTGCACACCGCCGAGCGGCTCGCCGATGTATTCGGCGATCGCCTTCGCCAGAGCCGGATGCGAATTGCCAGACAGTAATTTCACAGTTCCGAGTTGGTTGCCCGACTAGGATTCGAACCTAGACTCTGGCCTCCAAAGGGCCGTGTGCTGCCGTTACACCATCGGGCAATTGGTCCGGACCATTTGTACCACAAATGGCCCTAGGTCACCCGACCTTTGACAAATCGCCCGGACGGACGCCCTGCCGGTTGCCCGGCGTCGGACGCAAGGGTCGGGAACCTAGGCCATGCATTCTAAACCGTCAAGCGTGAAAGCGCAAATCACGGCCTCGAGCGGGCCGGTCCGCGCAGGCCGATTTTCTCAGCCCGTCGGCGCGACCGGATTGGAGGCCCATGCATCTCCGTGTAAGATCCGGAATGTCAATGAAGGGGCCCTGCACCGCTATTGAACCTTCCGATGACGGACCTGTGCGGTCGCTTGTGCTGGCTGCCGATCCGGCCCGCCGCGAAGAACTCCGGCAAACTGCCCTCCGCGCCGGCGAGTCGGCGGCGGCTGCAACGGAATCGGAGGCGGCCCAACTCCTGGCATTCGGCGAATTCGAAGTCCTCATCGCCGACGGATCGCACGGCGACGAAGCGATTTGCCTAGCGATCGATGTGGCGCACAGCCTGTTCCCCTGGCTCCGTGTCATTGTTTTGGCCGGGTCCGAATGGCAAGACCAGGCTTTCGAGAATCACGCACTGCAGATTCTCCCGCATACAGCTTCGCCGGAAATGCTGCTCTGCGAGATCTTCCGCGCGGCTGAGTTGGCTCAAAGCCGGGCCCGAATCTCGGCGGGCGCCATACCGAACACCGCATGCGCCGCGCTGCACGCCTTTCGTCGTGCTATGGAATCGGCTTTCGACGAGCGCGGCGCAGAGCTGGCATTCGACCATTTCTTCGAAGGGCTGGCCACGTCTCTGCCCGCGGCCTTGGCCGCCGGCATTTGGTGGGGCGCAGAGGAATCGGCCCTGCACCTGAAGGCGCTTCAAAACGTATCCGCGCCATTTCTGGATGCGTTTGCAGCGCGCCTTTCCCGCCGAGCAACCGCCTTCTTCGGGCGTGCCGCTGACCGCATTTCTGGCCCGGCAAATTTTGACAACGGGTCAAACGAGTCCCGCGCTCGAAGCCTGGCCGGCCCGACAGATCTGGTCGCTCCGCTCTTTCGGGGCCGTGAGCTGGCCGGACTGTTGGCCGTTACATCTGCACAGCCGTTTACATTCTCGGCCAGCGACGCGATCACGCTCCGCCACGCCGCGAATTACCTCGCCATCGCGAAATTCGCTAGGGTCCGGCTTCTCGATGCCACCGGCCGCGACCCGCTGACGGGTCTCCTGAATCGAACGGGTCTAAAGGAAGCCACGCGCCGCCTCTGGCTTCTGGCCAAACGACACGGCTGGCCGATCGGCGCGGTCATGATCGATATCGATGGTTTCAAACAAATCAACGACCAGTACGGCCACGCGGCGGGCGACGACGCTTTGCGCGAACTGGCGGCGCTGATGACGCAAACCGCGAGGCGCAGCGACATTCTCGCAAGACTCGGCGG
This genomic interval from Kiritimatiellia bacterium contains the following:
- a CDS encoding GGDEF domain-containing protein yields the protein MSMKGPCTAIEPSDDGPVRSLVLAADPARREELRQTALRAGESAAAATESEAAQLLAFGEFEVLIADGSHGDEAICLAIDVAHSLFPWLRVIVLAGSEWQDQAFENHALQILPHTASPEMLLCEIFRAAELAQSRARISAGAIPNTACAALHAFRRAMESAFDERGAELAFDHFFEGLATSLPAALAAGIWWGAEESALHLKALQNVSAPFLDAFAARLSRRATAFFGRAADRISGPANFDNGSNESRARSLAGPTDLVAPLFRGRELAGLLAVTSAQPFTFSASDAITLRHAANYLAIAKFARVRLLDATGRDPLTGLLNRTGLKEATRRLWLLAKRHGWPIGAVMIDIDGFKQINDQYGHAAGDDALRELAALMTQTARRSDILARLGGDELVAILPHASTQDALAFARRLQRSVHEFVFGRERSNSIHLSLSIGVASSGDVPEDNAPPEALLERSDQALYAAKAAGPGSIRSHSVDSQPNTADGRKGCARREQRPKRA
- a CDS encoding ribose-phosphate pyrophosphokinase gives rise to the protein MKLLSGNSHPALAKAIAEYIGEPLGGVQISRFPDGEIFVKIVENIRGQDVFIVQPTCMPPNENIMELLIMIDAAKRASAARITPVIPFYGYGRQDRKDQPRVPITAKLIANLLVAAGADRLIAMDFHAQQIQGFFDIPVDHLYAAPVIVKHLRQRNLQDLVVVSPDPGGLKMAYAYANMLGAGLAIVGKQRKSATEVEAISIVGDVSGRNALLVDDLTTTAGTLTSAAVLLKQHGAISVKAAVTHCLLTDLGVERLKASPIEELITTDSVPPRTFDGFKVTILSVAELLGEAILRVHNNQSVTSLFRV